Part of the Candidatus Aminicenantes bacterium genome, CACGACGCCGAGGCTCAAGGCGTGGGCGCCGATTTGGGTATCCAGGGGGCCGATCGGGGTCCCGGCTTTTTCCAGTCTGGTCCTGACTCGGCCGTATGCTTCAGCGGCGGCCGTCCCGAAATCCGCGATTTCCAGGGGGAGCAGGAACGCCTCCAGGGCTGCCGCATTTTTTTCGGCGGCCGCGCTTTTCTCGATTCCGTAGCGGAGCTCGGCTAGGGTGATCGAGGAAATGCCGGCGTCGCCCGGCGCCAGACTCGCGAAGCGCCGGATTGCCGCCGCCGGCCTGCGCTTGATGAGCGCGATGCACGCGTTGGTGTCGAGCATATAGCGCATCATAGCTCTTCGCGTTCCTGCCGCGCCGGCTGGCTGCGCTCGGCCAGGAAGTCATCGGAAAACTTGTCCAGGCTCTGGATCAGGGAGTCCCAGGCGCTGTTGGCCGGAAGAAGGATGACGGCGTTGCCGGATTTCTTGACGAAGACATATTCGCCCTCGAAACGAAACTCTTTGGGCAGACGGACGGCCTGGCTCTGTCCGTTGCGAAACAGCTTGGCGGTTTTCATGGCGTGTTTGAGCAAATATATACTATACATATATACTATTCCATTGTGTAACTCAAGTAGCTCGGCCGTAATAATTGACGAAAGTCCGGCTCGGTTTTCTCACCATCTATTGACTAACGCGCTCGCGTGTTATAGTTTAGACCTAGATAATAGCCCCTATAGTAGATTAATGATGTCCAAACTATAATGAAAAGCTCTTTGGGACGTTGGGAATCGGAGTTTCTGGCCCGGGTCGGCCCGCAAAGTATTTTTGATTTGAAGGAAGCCCGAAAAATTCTCGGCTCGAACCGAGAGCGGCATGTGCTTCAGTTTCTCGCCCGTTTAAAGGAAAAGGGCTGGATCGAGCGTATTAAACCCGGTCTTTATGCAGTTATCCCCCTATCCTCCGGCTCGGAACGAGCGCCGCAGCTCCACGAGTTCGTGATCGCCATGAAGCTGGTCGAGCCGGCGGCGATCGCATTCCTTTCGGCCCTGAATCATTATGGCCTCACGGAGCAAATCCCCCGCCAGGTCTTTCTAGCTACGAACCATCGGGTGGCGAGACTGACGCGGATCTCTCTCGGTTTTTCGTACCGGATCATCTGCCAAAGCCCCCTTCGATTTTTTGGCCTTCAGAAGGAGTGGGTCGACGAGCGTTCTTTCCAGATCACGGACTTGGAGAAGACGCTCATCGACAGCCTGACTCTTCCCCAATATGCGGGGGGGATGGGGATTGTCGCGCCAGCTTTGGCCGCGGCTTGGCCCGGAATCGACGAAGCCAAACTCCACGCCTATGCGGTGCGAACCGGCGTTTCGGCCGTAGCGAAGCGGCTCGGATTCTTGATGGAGCAACAATCGCTTGGGAATCCGGAAAAGCTCCGCAAGGCAGCTCATATGTCCGAGGCTTATTCCCTTCTCGATCCCACCTTGCCGGCCCGGGGACCGTATAACCGATCCTGGCGGTTGCGCGTCAACCTTGAGGTCCGGCCTTGATCTCGACCGCGGAAATCCATCGGGCGGCGGCCAGAGAGGGCTTGCGTTTCGATCAAGCCGAGAAGGACGGCATGATCGTCCTTTTGCTTTCGACCTT contains:
- a CDS encoding type II toxin-antitoxin system VapC family toxin, with protein sequence MMRYMLDTNACIALIKRRPAAAIRRFASLAPGDAGISSITLAELRYGIEKSAAAEKNAAALEAFLLPLEIADFGTAAAEAYGRVRTRLEKAGTPIGPLDTQIGAHALSLGVVLVTNNLREFRRVHGLKVEDWTG
- the vapB gene encoding type II toxin-antitoxin system VapB family antitoxin; translation: MKTAKLFRNGQSQAVRLPKEFRFEGEYVFVKKSGNAVILLPANSAWDSLIQSLDKFSDDFLAERSQPARQEREEL
- a CDS encoding type IV toxin-antitoxin system AbiEi family antitoxin domain-containing protein, whose amino-acid sequence is MKSSLGRWESEFLARVGPQSIFDLKEARKILGSNRERHVLQFLARLKEKGWIERIKPGLYAVIPLSSGSERAPQLHEFVIAMKLVEPAAIAFLSALNHYGLTEQIPRQVFLATNHRVARLTRISLGFSYRIICQSPLRFFGLQKEWVDERSFQITDLEKTLIDSLTLPQYAGGMGIVAPALAAAWPGIDEAKLHAYAVRTGVSAVAKRLGFLMEQQSLGNPEKLRKAAHMSEAYSLLDPTLPARGPYNRSWRLRVNLEVRP